The following proteins are encoded in a genomic region of Ostrea edulis chromosome 7, xbOstEdul1.1, whole genome shotgun sequence:
- the LOC130048804 gene encoding uncharacterized protein LOC130048804 has product MNFKHSVAFERIRPTKILAATKWLIQNSTLFKAEGIELNESWDCQDAESEDETEINSTSTTNSAEESIIEAWTEEGSVDERPTGNMDTLMQSIDFREFNQVLSVAPGENFSPLSIFQDKNAEFLAFPTIYCGEARPDNTLRTVPLHYSTICKWELKNVDRRCAQCVPNLFYKLKRIQIKQIQDKVMLAMRKCKLQGKKYTAAQILDSQTADSIVRLNEGFHVLRKLRGSPPYWEKAKSDIFAMIRQLGLPTWFCSFSAAETKWTPLLKTLGELIENVTYTEEEIMNMSWEHKSKLIKSDPVTCARYFDFRFNKFFAEVLGHKMNPVGFIEDFFYRIEFQQRGSPHVHMLLWIKDAPSVQTHSYEEVSQFIDKYATCEKHGADDFLINYQTHRHARTCMKKNKPICRFHFPIPPMPQTVVLAPLDEDDQNFSTAFISYQKIVDYLNSSKFRESEIEMTFQEFLSELQINVECYIRAVRSSLKQEKIFLKRNPNEVRINAYNSVLLKSWQANMDIQFILDAYACATYIVSYISKGQRGMSNLLRHACEEARQNDSDIRQQVRRIGNKFLSHVEIGAQEAVYLVLQIPLRHSSRSVTFINTAPIDERVVLLKPRHVLEELKESSTDIEAGNIIKLYQQRPKVLEGICLADFVSWFQVKYHKENIKQNTSEELPENEPEEEISEDAIPVTSNSCEFAQSYMFRNARYKSCENQIQQKLSEYQQGGKALNDMENMLHNVDAEDLCTDFLAPGNEHEEEIHREEGSTLSEKWGCFDPGKHAPDYDIGLELGIQQKQLDEDISQMGEMKDIPYREMLRDLNHQQREFFYHILHWLKTKKEPLYAFLSGGAGVGKSVLTRALYQAWLKYYSHQVHENPDNLHVLLCAPTGKAAHNINGSTIHAAFCIPVGRGFAYKPLDMQQLNTLRTRYMSLKVIFIDEISMVGYGMFNFMNLRLQEIKGCTMPFGGVNIVAVGDLFQLKPVMDGWIFSLPNTDYGPLAANLWRDNFKLFELTIIMRQRDDRTFAELLNRLREGNQTEQDISLLCQCVKEETPEITSIPHLFTTRKEVQSYNNKIYEMADESQKVSINALDWVIGTPDDAVKLKVLTRVPDDCAKTMGLSSMLFLVIGVPAEITNNVNVQDGITNGASCTVKLFDYRVEGSTRCSIIWVQFDDENIGKELRKEYTRLFKNDIEKTWTPILEITRQFKIQMNGTYHVKRRQFPLRLGLPKQFTKPKAQL; this is encoded by the exons ATGAATTTTAAGCATTCTGTTGCATTTGAAAGAATACGCCCCACCAAAATCCTTGCAGCAACAAAATGGTTAATACAGAATAGTACTTTATTCAAAGCAGAAGGTATCGAATTGAATGAGTCTTGGGATTGCCAAGATGCTGAATCAGAGGACGAAActgaaataaattctacatcGACCACAAATTCAGCAGAAGAGTCCATCATAGAAGCTTGGACAGAAGAAGGTAGTGTGGACGAAAGGCCAACGGGCAATATGGACACTCTAATGCAAAGTATTGACTTCCGAGAATTTAATCAGGTTTTGAGTGTTGCTCCAGGTGAAAACTTTAGCCCTCTGAGTATATTTCAAGATAAAAATGCAGAATTTTTAGCATTTCCTACCATCTATTGTGGTGAAGCAAGACCAGACAACACATTAAGAACTGTTCCTTTGCATTACAGTACTATTTGCAAGTGGGAGTTGAAAAATGTTGATAGGAGATGTGCACAATGTGTTCCAAATCTATTTTACAAGTtgaaaagaatacaaattaagcAAATCCAGGACAAAGTAATGCTTGCTATGCGGAAGTGCAAACTACAGGGTAAGAAATACACTGCAGCACAAATACTTGACTCGCAAACTGCGGACTCCATTGTTCGATTGAATGAAGGATTTCATGTTCTCCGGAAATTACGAGGATCACCCCCTTACTGGGAAAAAGCTAAAAGTGACATTTTTGCCATGATCAGGCAACTGGGTTTACCTACTTGGTTCTGTTCATTTTCTGCAGCGGAAACGAAATGGACACCACTACTTAAAACACTTGGAGAGCTTATAGAAAATGTAACCTACACAGAAGAGGAAATTATGAACATGAGCTGGGAACACAAAAGTAAACTAATTAAGTCTGACCCAGTAACTTGTGCAAGATATTTTGACTTCAGGTTTAACAAATTCTTTGCAGAGGTATTGGGCCACAAAATGAACCCTGTAGGTTTTATTGAAGACTTCTTTTACAGGATTGAGTTCCAGCAGCGAGGCTCTCCTCATGTGCATATGCTTCTTTGGATCAAAGATGCCCCATCTGTTCAaactcactcatatgaagaagTGTCTCAATTCATTGACAAGTATGCAACTTGTGAAAAGCATGGGGCAGATGATTTCCTGATAAATTACCAAACACATCGTCATGCTAGGACATGTATGAAAAAGAATAAACCCATATGTAGATTTCATTTTCCCATACCGCCAATGCCTCAGACTGTTGTTCTTGCACCTCTGGATGAAGATGATCAGAATTTCTCAACAGCTTTTATATCTTACCAGAAAATTGTAGATTACCTTAATTCATCAAAGTTCAGAGAGTCTGAAATTGAAATGACATTTCAAGAATTTTTATCAGAATTGCAAATCAATGTGGAATGCTACATCAGGGCAGTGAGGTCATCTTTGAAACAAGAAAAAATTTTCCTGAAGCGAAATCCAAATGAAGTGAGAATTAATGCATACAATAGTGTTCTACTAAAGAGCTGGCAAGCAAATATGGACATTCAGTTTATTTTGGATGCATATGCATGTGCCACTTACATTGTGTCCTACATTTCTAAAGGTCAGAGAGGAATGTCGAACTTGCTGCGGCATGCTTGTGAAGAAGCAAGACAAAATGACTCTGATATTCGCCAACAAGTGAGACGTATAGGAAACAAGTTTCTCTCTCATGTTGAGATAGGTGCTCAAGAAGCAGTGTACCTGGTACTTCAAATACCACTGAGGCATTCATCAAGGTCCGTGACTTTTATTAATACTGCTCCCATAGATGAGCGTGTTGTTTTGTTGAAACCTAGGCATGTTTTAGAAGAACTGAAAGAAAGCAGTACAGATATTGAAGCTGGTAATATTATAAAACTGTATCAACAACGACCAAAAGTTCTTGAGGGAATCTGCCTTGCTGATTTTGTGTCCTGGTTTCAAGTTAAGTATCACAAGGAAAACATCAAACAGAACACTTCAGAAGAGTTGCCTGAAAATGAGCCAGAAGAAGAAATTTCAGAGGATGCAATTCCTGTCACGTCAAATTCCTGTGAATTTGCTCAGAGTTACATGTTTAGGAACG CAAGATACAAGTCATGTGAAAATCAAATTCAGCAGAAACTTTCTGAATATCAACAAGGTGGAAAGGCTTTGAATGATATGGAAAACATGCTTCATAATGTAGATGCAGAGGATTTGTGTACAGATTTTCTTGCTCCAGGAAATGAACATGAGgaagaaatacacagagaagAAGGATCAACTCTCTCAGAAAAATGGGGTTGTTTTGATCCTGGTAAACATGCACCAGACTATGACATAGGCCTTGAACTTGGAATTCAACAAAAACAACTTGATGAGGATATTTCTCAAATGGGTGAAATGAAGGACATTCCATACAGGGAAATGTTGAGAGACCTCAATCATCAGCAAAGGGAATTCTTTTATCATATACTACACTGGCTGAAAACTAAGAAAGAGCCTTTGTATGCTTTTTTATCTGGTGGAGCAGGAGTTGGAAAAAGTGTACTTACAAGAGCCCTTTATCAAGCATGGTTGAAATATTACTCTCACCAAGTTCATGAAAATCCAGACAATTTGCATGTTCTTCTCTGTGCACCAACTGGAAAGGCAGCCCATAATATAAATGGTTCTACAATCCATGCAGCATTTTGTATTCCAGTTGGTAGAGGATTTGCTTACAAACCACTAGACATGCAACAATTAAATACCTTGCGAACACGATACATGAGTTTAAAGGTCATTTTTATAGATGAAATTTCAATGGTAGGTTATGGCATGTTTAATTTCATGAATCTCAGACTGCAAGAAATAAAAGGATGCACAATGCCTTTTGGTGGTGTAAATATTGTTGCAGTAGGTGATCTGTTTCAGCTAAAACCTGTCATGGATGGTTGGATTTTTTCTCTGCCTAATACAGACTATGGTCCATTAGCAGCAAATCTGTGGAGAGACAATTTCAAGTTGTTTGAATTAACCATAATAATGCGCCAAAGGGATGACAGGACATTTGCTGAACTGCTGAACAGATTGCGAGAAGGAAATCAGACTGAACAAGACATCAGTCTACTATGTCAATGTGTGAAAGAAGAGACTCCAGAAATTACAAGTATACCCCACTTGTTCACTACCAGAAAGGAAGTACAATCTTACAATAACAAGATATATGAAATGGCAGATGAATCACAGAAAGTAAGCATTAATGCTCTTGACTGGGTTATTGGAACACCTGATGACGCTGTGAAATTAAAAGTGTTAACAAGAGTCCCTGATGATTGTGCAAAAACAATGGGGCTATCTTCCATGTTGTTCTTGGTTATTGGAGTTCCAGCTGAAATAACCAATAATGTTAATGTTCAAGATGGAATCACAAATGGTGCGTCATGCACTGTAAAACTCTTTGATTATCGTGTGGAAGGATCAACAAGGTGTAGCATCATTTGGGTGCAATTTGATGATGAAAACATTGGAAAGGAGTTGCGCAAAGAATATACAAGGctattcaaaaatgatattgagAAAACTTGGACACCAATTTTAGAAATTACAAGGCAgtttaaaattcaaatgaatGGAACATATCATGTAAAACGAAGACAATTTCCCTTAAGGTTGGGATTGCCAAAACAATTCACAAAGCCCAAGGCTCAACTATGA
- the LOC125650985 gene encoding uncharacterized protein LOC125650985 has protein sequence MLTVAKLSKLKGSKPYSQPLKVKVCAVGTLQKYQVDSGEKKECFTVGLADATDALKGTVYDSSKLKILSPSSTVIVMNYIFKNDSEPTVVITKNTKVLKTGAMEVPQGIMDKGENIANPPPAVTRPIKDVKSSPVKSLVSVKGRVVSEDMTKTVKVKGVDVCVKSVALKDETDSIKLSLWRDLSDTSIVGKYISITNVVVTSFNEEISISTTSKSALEECEPPVAKVQGSAIGFDQTELHISLLMNIKDDYATYDVPLDIIANALGCSIKDLEGEIEKNLPFQCCFVLKDSTVEEIISISKST, from the exons ATGCTGACAGTTGCAAAACTGAGTAAATTAAAAGGGAGTAAGCCATACTCGCAaccattaaaagtgaaagtatgTGCTGTCGGAACACTGCAGAAGTACCAGGTTGACAGTGGTGAAAAAAAGGAGTGCTTCACTGTAGGATTGGCAGATGCAACAGATGCCCTGAAGGGGACTGTCTATGACAGCTCAAAGCTGAAGATCTTGAGTCCCAGTAGCACTGTGATTGTGATGAACTATATATTCAAAAATGACAGTGAACCTACAGTTGTGATAACCAAAAACACGAAGGTTCTGAAGACGGGGGCCATGGAGGTTCCACAGGGAATAATGGACAAGGGTGAAAATATCGCCAACCCACCACCCGCTGTGACACGCCCTATAAAAGATGTGAAATCCTCCCCTGTGAAGTCGCTGGTGTCAGTTAAGGGCAGAGTTGTGTCT GAGGACATGACAAAGACTGTAAAGGTGAAGGGGGTTGATGTTTGTGTGAAAAGTGTGGCATTAAAGGATGAGACTGACAGCATCAAACTCTCCCTCTGGAGAGACTTAAGTGACACTTCCATTGTCgggaaatatatttcaataacaaatgttgttgttacaagctttaaTGAGGAAATTTCCATATCAACAACTTCAAAAAGTGCTCTTGAA GAGTGCGAGCCACCAGTTGCAAAAGTACAGGGATCTGCCATTGGCTTCGACCAAACTGAACTGCATATCTCACTCCTAATGAACATCAAGGATGACTATGCTACATATGACGTACCACTTGACATCATAGCTAATGCCCTTGGTTGCTCCATTAAAGACTTGGAAGGTGAAATTGAGAAGAATCTTCCATTTCAGTGCTGTTTCGTATTGAAAGACTCAACTGTTGAGGAGATTATCTCCATCAGTAAATCTACATGA